A window of the Nisaea acidiphila genome harbors these coding sequences:
- the murA gene encoding UDP-N-acetylglucosamine 1-carboxyvinyltransferase, whose protein sequence is MDKLVIRGGTPLKGQIPVSGAKNAALPLMAASLLTDQPLTLTNMPKLADIRSMGALLDQHGVKRSTQDEAGGGQTVDFHAVTIESTTAPYDLVRKMRASVLVLGPLLARCGEATVSLPGGCAIGNRPVDLHLKGLAELGAEVALEGGYVKAEVPSGRLQGGRVVFPMVSVGATENLMMAASLADSETVLVNAAREPEITDLAECLIAMGAEIEGHGTDTIHIQGKDRLGGAIHKVVPDRIETGTYAMAAAITGGDVELTGTTKGLLDNVFEILREAGVTIEESDRSIRVKAERGKLRGVDVMTEPFPGFPTDLQAQFMTLMCVARGASMVTETIFENRFMHVPELSRMGANINVHHASALIRGTDRLIGAPVMATDLRASVSLVLAGLAADGVTEVNRIYHLDRGYERLVEKLSACGADIQRVAAEAGEELTV, encoded by the coding sequence ATGGACAAGTTGGTGATTCGCGGCGGCACTCCGCTCAAGGGACAGATTCCGGTCAGCGGGGCGAAGAACGCCGCCCTGCCGCTGATGGCCGCAAGCCTGCTGACCGATCAGCCGCTGACCCTCACCAACATGCCGAAGCTCGCCGATATCCGGTCCATGGGCGCGCTGCTCGACCAGCACGGGGTGAAGCGCAGTACCCAGGACGAAGCCGGCGGCGGGCAGACGGTCGATTTCCACGCCGTGACGATCGAGAGCACCACGGCGCCCTACGATCTCGTCCGCAAGATGCGCGCCTCGGTTCTGGTGCTCGGCCCGCTGCTCGCGCGCTGCGGCGAAGCAACCGTCTCCCTGCCGGGCGGCTGCGCCATCGGCAACCGGCCGGTGGACCTGCATCTGAAGGGACTTGCCGAGCTGGGTGCGGAGGTCGCACTCGAAGGCGGCTATGTGAAGGCAGAGGTCCCGTCCGGACGCCTGCAGGGCGGCCGCGTGGTTTTCCCGATGGTCTCCGTCGGCGCGACCGAGAACCTGATGATGGCGGCCAGTCTCGCGGACAGCGAGACGGTGCTGGTCAATGCCGCGCGCGAGCCGGAGATCACTGATCTCGCGGAGTGCCTGATCGCCATGGGCGCGGAGATCGAGGGCCACGGCACCGACACCATTCATATCCAGGGCAAGGACAGACTAGGCGGCGCCATTCACAAAGTTGTGCCGGACCGGATCGAGACCGGCACCTATGCCATGGCGGCGGCGATTACCGGCGGTGATGTGGAACTGACCGGCACGACCAAGGGACTCCTGGACAATGTTTTCGAGATCCTGCGCGAAGCGGGTGTGACGATCGAGGAAAGCGACCGCTCGATCCGGGTCAAGGCGGAGCGCGGCAAGCTGCGCGGCGTCGATGTCATGACCGAGCCCTTCCCCGGCTTCCCGACCGACCTGCAAGCCCAGTTCATGACCTTGATGTGCGTCGCCCGCGGTGCCTCCATGGTCACCGAGACGATCTTCGAGAACCGCTTCATGCATGTGCCGGAACTGAGCCGCATGGGCGCGAACATCAACGTGCATCACGCTTCGGCACTGATCCGCGGCACCGACCGTCTGATCGGCGCGCCGGTCATGGCGACCGACCTGCGCGCCTCGGTCAGCCTGGTGCTGGCCGGCCTCGCGGCGGACGGGGTGACGGAAGTGAACCGGATCTATCATCTCGACCGCGGTTACGAACGGCTGGTCGAAAAACTGAGCGCCTGCGGTGCCGACATTCAACGTGTCGCCGCCGAGGCAGGCGAGGAATTGACGGTCTAG
- a CDS encoding DUF2948 family protein, giving the protein MVSRDVSLLAASDRPFRVRAEDADDLSVVAAYLQDALLPVSEMTYEPNDGRFVMVVQRFRWETAPEDGTVPADGDTLYAERVHCGIRFDGVSRVQTHGFERSKRDRILNLLTVHPSDGQIDLAFADNVTIRLAVDRILCHIEDLGEPWPTVFTPSHPQEDAKPAPADEASGA; this is encoded by the coding sequence ATGGTATCACGAGACGTATCACTACTGGCGGCGAGCGACCGGCCGTTCCGGGTCCGTGCCGAGGATGCGGACGACCTCTCGGTCGTTGCCGCCTACCTGCAGGACGCGCTGCTCCCGGTCTCTGAGATGACCTACGAGCCGAATGACGGCCGTTTCGTCATGGTGGTGCAGCGCTTCCGCTGGGAGACCGCGCCGGAAGACGGCACGGTCCCTGCGGACGGCGATACGCTCTATGCCGAGCGGGTCCATTGCGGCATCCGCTTCGACGGCGTCAGCCGGGTGCAGACCCACGGCTTCGAGCGGAGCAAGCGGGACCGGATCCTGAACCTCCTCACGGTGCATCCCTCGGACGGGCAGATCGACCTCGCCTTCGCCGATAACGTGACCATTCGACTCGCAGTCGACCGCATCCTGTGCCATATCGAGGACCTCGGCGAACCTTGGCCGACCGTCTTCACGCCGTCCCATCCGCAAGAGGATGCAAAACCGGCACCGGCGGACGAGGCCTCGGGCGCCTGA
- the hisG gene encoding ATP phosphoribosyltransferase — MSANQPLILALPKGRILKAITPILERAGIEPEDDFFNESSRRLQFHTNDADLEIIRVRSFDTATFLAFGAAHLAIAGSDVLMEFDHPEIYAPVDLNVGHCRLAVAEPAELAAKENPQHWSHLRIATKYPNVTRRHFAARGVQAECIKLNGALELAPGLGLCRRIVDLVETGSTLKANGLVEVEQIAAVSSRLAVNRAALKTRPGPVKDLVDRIGEAALAA; from the coding sequence GTGAGCGCGAACCAGCCATTGATCCTCGCCCTGCCGAAGGGCCGGATCCTGAAGGCGATCACGCCCATTCTGGAACGGGCGGGAATTGAGCCGGAAGACGACTTCTTCAACGAGTCCTCGCGGCGCCTGCAGTTCCATACCAACGACGCGGATCTCGAGATCATCCGCGTACGCAGCTTCGACACGGCGACCTTCCTCGCCTTCGGCGCCGCCCATCTGGCGATCGCCGGCAGCGACGTGCTGATGGAATTCGACCATCCGGAAATCTACGCCCCGGTGGATCTCAATGTCGGCCATTGCCGCCTCGCGGTCGCCGAACCGGCGGAACTCGCCGCGAAGGAGAACCCGCAGCACTGGAGCCACCTCCGGATCGCGACGAAATATCCGAACGTCACCCGGCGCCATTTCGCAGCGCGCGGCGTGCAGGCGGAATGCATCAAGCTGAACGGCGCGCTGGAACTGGCGCCCGGCCTTGGGCTCTGCCGCCGCATCGTCGATCTGGTGGAAACCGGCTCGACCCTGAAGGCGAACGGCCTCGTCGAGGTCGAGCAGATCGCCGCCGTCAGTTCCCGTCTCGCCGTCAATCGCGCCGCGCTCAAGACACGACCTGGGCCGGTGAAGGATCTGGTCGACCGTATCGGGGAGGCAGCCCTTGCCGCGTAA